The Geobacter sp. AOG2 genome includes a window with the following:
- the cobO gene encoding cob(I)yrinic acid a,c-diamide adenosyltransferase: protein MALERGCIQVYTGNGKGKTTAALGLALRAIGRGLKVCVFQFIKGGGPYGEHLIAEKLAPLFTIMQSGRPGWVNTRDITEDRRVAQEALERAKGILASGEYDLVVLDEINGAVGFGLVDVEQVLELMSLKPERTELVLTGRNAHERVIEAADLVTEMREVKHYYKAGVPARTGIEM from the coding sequence ATGGCGTTGGAACGTGGCTGCATACAGGTGTACACCGGCAACGGCAAGGGGAAGACCACCGCGGCCCTCGGACTGGCCTTGCGAGCCATAGGCCGCGGCCTCAAGGTGTGCGTCTTCCAGTTCATCAAGGGGGGAGGCCCCTACGGCGAACACCTGATCGCCGAAAAACTGGCTCCGTTGTTTACCATCATGCAGTCCGGCCGCCCAGGCTGGGTCAACACCAGGGACATCACCGAGGACCGCAGGGTGGCCCAGGAAGCGCTGGAGCGGGCCAAGGGTATCCTCGCCTCGGGGGAATACGACCTGGTGGTCCTGGACGAGATCAACGGAGCCGTGGGCTTCGGTTTGGTGGATGTTGAGCAGGTGCTGGAACTCATGAGCCTCAAACCCGAAAGGACGGAATTGGTCCTGACCGGCCGCAACGCCCATGAACGGGTGATCGAGGCGGCCGATCTGGTGACCGAGATGCGGGAGGTCAAGCATTACTATAAGGCGGGGGTGCCGGCCCGCACGGGAATAGAAATGTGA
- a CDS encoding cobalamin B12-binding domain-containing protein, whose amino-acid sequence MASRTLRVLVGKPGLDGHDRGAKIIARAFRDAGFEVIYTGLHQTPEQIVSAAIQEDVDCVGLSILSGAHNTLLPRICQLFKEKNADDIKVFGGGVIPEDDIPGLKAAGISEIFTPGTSTDDIVSWVKDNVIPRA is encoded by the coding sequence ATGGCTTCAAGGACATTACGCGTGCTTGTGGGAAAACCGGGGCTGGACGGTCACGACCGGGGTGCGAAGATTATCGCCCGCGCTTTCCGCGATGCCGGTTTCGAGGTTATCTACACCGGCCTGCACCAGACGCCGGAGCAGATCGTCTCGGCCGCCATCCAGGAAGACGTGGACTGCGTCGGCCTGTCGATCCTGTCCGGCGCCCATAACACCCTCCTGCCCCGCATCTGCCAACTTTTCAAGGAAAAGAATGCCGACGATATCAAGGTGTTCGGCGGCGGCGTCATCCCCGAGGACGACATCCCCGGCCTGAAAGCGGCCGGCATCAGCGAGATCTTCACCCCCGGCACCTCCACGGATGACATCGTCTCCTGGGTGAAGGACAACGTGATCCCTCGGGCATAA
- a CDS encoding SDR family oxidoreductase, protein MKLENTTILVTGSNRGIGKALVEELLKHPVKKIYAAARKTEELPAFGDSRVVPLKLDITDPDLVAKAAGLAQDVDIVINNAGVATFSSVVTGEPDALKHDLEVNYLGTLNVVRAFAPVLEKKGGGAIANVLSVLSLASMSAVGGYSASKAALFSATQAMRAELKAKGISVHGIFPGPIDTDMSRDFAMPKTGAPETAENIIKGILADQEDIFPDPMSAQVGEVWAKDPKGLERQFSAM, encoded by the coding sequence ATGAAACTTGAAAATACAACTATTTTGGTAACCGGATCGAACAGGGGCATCGGCAAGGCCCTCGTTGAAGAATTGCTCAAACACCCGGTCAAGAAGATCTATGCCGCGGCCCGCAAGACCGAAGAGCTCCCGGCATTCGGCGACAGCCGCGTGGTGCCGCTGAAGCTGGACATTACCGACCCGGATCTCGTCGCAAAGGCTGCCGGCCTGGCGCAGGATGTGGACATAGTCATCAACAACGCCGGTGTCGCCACCTTTTCGTCCGTTGTCACCGGTGAACCCGACGCGCTGAAACACGATCTGGAGGTGAACTACCTGGGCACGCTCAACGTGGTCCGCGCCTTTGCGCCGGTGCTGGAGAAGAAAGGGGGCGGCGCCATTGCCAATGTCCTCTCCGTTCTCAGCCTCGCCAGCATGTCCGCCGTAGGCGGTTACAGCGCTTCAAAGGCGGCGCTCTTTTCCGCAACCCAGGCGATGCGGGCGGAATTGAAGGCCAAGGGCATCTCCGTACACGGCATCTTCCCCGGCCCGATCGATACCGACATGTCCCGCGACTTCGCCATGCCGAAAACCGGCGCGCCGGAAACGGCGGAGAACATCATCAAAGGCATCCTGGCGGATCAGGAGGATATCTTTCCCGATCCCATGTCCGCCCAGGTAGGCGAAGTGTGGGCGAAAGACCCGAAAGGCCTTGAGCGCCAGTTTTCGGCCATGTAG
- a CDS encoding Fic family protein codes for MRKTDLSPERRALLVPVASHPGAYALVPPLTPRVDRLTGLQGLHGEVSRAHTALANLQTLAHGLPNPDLVTRTADRREAVRSSQIEGTNSGIDELLTYEATGSDEGLPPDVRVTLNYVTALEYGLQRVRERGVAAFTNDLVKELHARLMSGGDNSWAPGEYRDKQNWIGSLKIDQARFVPPPAGNVPDCMDDVISMLRYAPAEEDQIEMPIVVRMAVVHAQFETIHPFFDGNGRVGRIILPLMLAAEGYPPVYLSGYLKDNQREYYDTLAGVQLKGKWAEWIRFFAIGVDTAVQESIGTALGLGAILRKWQDIVGGLGLRRQSVLHKFPELMLGTPVLTAHKAKNALGISFPSASAALAMLEEKGVLFQREKHRRYRTFYAREVIELLNRPAGTAGSGMKE; via the coding sequence ATGCGAAAAACCGATCTGAGCCCGGAACGCCGCGCATTGCTCGTGCCCGTGGCGAGTCACCCGGGAGCATATGCGCTCGTTCCGCCGCTTACGCCTCGCGTTGACCGGCTCACCGGGCTGCAAGGTCTGCACGGCGAAGTAAGCCGGGCGCATACGGCTCTGGCGAATCTTCAGACGCTTGCGCATGGGCTGCCCAACCCGGACCTTGTCACGCGGACGGCAGACCGGCGCGAAGCCGTGCGGAGCAGTCAGATAGAGGGAACCAATTCGGGAATAGATGAGCTGTTGACCTACGAAGCCACGGGCAGTGATGAGGGGCTGCCGCCGGATGTCCGGGTCACGCTCAATTACGTCACAGCTCTTGAGTATGGTCTGCAACGGGTCAGGGAGCGTGGGGTCGCCGCCTTCACAAACGATCTGGTCAAGGAACTTCATGCCCGGCTCATGTCGGGTGGTGACAACTCATGGGCACCGGGTGAGTACCGGGACAAACAAAACTGGATCGGCAGCCTTAAAATAGACCAGGCGCGTTTTGTCCCTCCGCCGGCCGGCAATGTGCCCGACTGCATGGATGATGTGATCTCGATGCTACGGTATGCGCCGGCCGAGGAGGATCAGATCGAAATGCCCATCGTGGTCCGCATGGCGGTCGTTCACGCACAATTTGAGACAATTCACCCGTTTTTCGACGGCAACGGGAGGGTCGGGCGTATCATCCTGCCCCTTATGCTGGCTGCGGAGGGTTATCCGCCGGTGTATCTGTCGGGCTATCTCAAGGACAATCAGAGGGAATATTACGACACCCTGGCAGGCGTCCAACTTAAGGGCAAATGGGCGGAGTGGATCAGGTTTTTCGCGATTGGCGTCGATACCGCTGTCCAGGAGTCCATCGGCACGGCGCTCGGGCTCGGGGCAATCCTCCGAAAGTGGCAAGACATTGTAGGCGGGCTTGGCCTGCGCCGCCAATCGGTTTTGCACAAGTTTCCCGAACTTATGCTCGGGACCCCTGTTTTGACGGCACACAAGGCCAAGAACGCCCTTGGCATTTCTTTTCCGTCGGCTAGTGCGGCCTTGGCCATGCTTGAAGAAAAGGGGGTTTTGTTCCAGCGGGAAAAACACCGGCGGTACAGAACCTTTTACGCGAGGGAAGTGATCGAATTACTGAACAGGCCGGCAGGGACAGCCGGGTCAGGCATGAAAGAATGA
- a CDS encoding toxin-antitoxin system HicB family antitoxin yields MKDIKAYPFETRALTAEEGGGYMVAFLDFNECIADGETIEEAIAEGFKALAAVIATLEERGLPVPEPGNYGAYSGKFVQRLPKSVHARLQARARQEGVSINTLAATYIAEGLARKAA; encoded by the coding sequence ATGAAAGACATTAAAGCATATCCATTCGAGACACGGGCGCTCACAGCAGAAGAGGGGGGCGGCTACATGGTCGCGTTCCTCGATTTCAACGAGTGCATAGCTGACGGCGAAACTATCGAGGAGGCGATTGCGGAAGGTTTCAAGGCCTTGGCCGCCGTGATCGCCACGCTTGAAGAACGGGGCCTTCCGGTCCCGGAACCGGGCAACTACGGCGCATACTCCGGCAAGTTCGTGCAGCGGCTCCCGAAAAGCGTTCATGCCCGGTTGCAGGCCAGGGCGCGACAGGAGGGCGTCAGCATCAACACCCTAGCCGCGACCTACATCGCGGAGGGCCTTGCCCGCAAGGCGGCCTGA
- a CDS encoding type II toxin-antitoxin system HicA family toxin, producing the protein MRNNPDGWRIEDLQAVANRMGIAWRHDGGSHCVFITAAGKTLPVPAKKPIKMIYVRKFLALLEEP; encoded by the coding sequence ATGCGTAACAACCCGGACGGGTGGAGGATCGAAGACCTCCAGGCCGTGGCGAATCGCATGGGGATTGCGTGGCGTCATGATGGCGGGAGCCATTGCGTTTTTATAACTGCCGCCGGAAAAACCCTTCCGGTGCCGGCAAAAAAGCCGATCAAGATGATTTACGTCAGGAAGTTTCTGGCACTGCTGGAGGAACCATGA
- a CDS encoding multiheme c-type cytochrome, giving the protein MHLSAHLFILFVLLLPMSSFAAEPAEIVCIQCHSTMPGKIGEPVKLWKGSIHAENGIACNACHGGDPKDAANAMSPARGFLGAPKEAAIPAFCGRCHVGVLKDYLASAHGKALGKGGPTCVTCHSNHLVVKASLDIINEKRCSQCHSFERARVIRDAMQETEAMIVAIDKRIAAYKGNGVDTESLEKSLFAVRNRFHTLFHNVDVGMVKKESAGIQADLKKIQDQLKALDDSRQKRKIAGAVVVSAMLLLALFAHLLRKTFD; this is encoded by the coding sequence ATGCACCTGTCGGCACACCTGTTCATCCTCTTCGTCCTGCTGCTGCCGATGTCCTCGTTCGCGGCCGAGCCGGCGGAGATCGTCTGCATCCAGTGCCACTCCACCATGCCGGGCAAGATCGGGGAACCGGTCAAGCTCTGGAAAGGGAGCATCCACGCGGAGAACGGCATCGCCTGCAACGCCTGCCACGGCGGCGACCCCAAGGACGCGGCCAATGCCATGAGCCCGGCTAGGGGCTTCCTGGGCGCGCCCAAGGAGGCGGCCATCCCGGCCTTCTGCGGCCGCTGCCATGTAGGGGTGTTGAAGGACTACCTGGCCAGCGCCCACGGCAAGGCCCTGGGCAAGGGCGGGCCGACCTGCGTCACCTGCCACAGTAACCATCTGGTGGTCAAGGCGTCCCTGGACATCATCAACGAGAAGCGGTGCAGCCAGTGCCACAGCTTCGAGCGTGCCCGCGTGATTCGCGACGCCATGCAGGAAACCGAGGCCATGATCGTTGCCATCGACAAGAGGATCGCGGCTTACAAGGGTAACGGGGTCGATACGGAAAGCCTGGAAAAAAGCCTGTTCGCCGTGCGCAACCGTTTCCACACCCTGTTCCACAACGTAGACGTGGGGATGGTGAAGAAAGAGTCGGCCGGGATACAGGCGGACCTGAAGAAGATTCAGGACCAGCTCAAGGCCCTGGACGATTCACGCCAGAAACGGAAGATCGCCGGGGCGGTCGTTGTTTCGGCCATGCTGCTGCTGGCGTTGTTTGCGCATTTGCTGAGGAAGACGTTTGATTAG
- a CDS encoding cytochrome bc complex cytochrome b subunit, with protein MALLKRLIDWIDVRIGAREVVAKELTGYLLPRNINTWYSMGSILLFIFVLQVVTGILLLIYYVPDADKAFKSVTYIMNEVPFGWLIRMCHVVGSSMMVLVLLFHMISVLFMNSYKSPREMNWLTGFILFTLVQGISLTGYLLPWSQLSFWATTVATNSANAIPVVGPYLVEFLRGGKLVGPPTLGRFFALHVALIPLGIAAVVGAHLFFLQRTGVSTPPFGLKDTTNRWKGDGYSYESHPGGIPFFPNYALEDLRSIFIYLACFLAVVYFDPYLFFTRDSFIPANPLQTPAHIKPEWYFLANYQTLKIFPSEFIGLAVQGAGMTFLALLPFIDRTKERHPLKRPLFMICAIGGIMLWIGLSVWGHYS; from the coding sequence ATGGCTCTGCTCAAACGGCTCATCGATTGGATCGACGTGCGCATCGGCGCCCGGGAGGTAGTGGCAAAGGAGTTGACCGGCTACCTGCTCCCCCGCAACATCAACACCTGGTACTCCATGGGGAGTATCCTGCTGTTCATCTTCGTCCTGCAGGTGGTGACCGGTATCCTGCTCCTCATCTACTATGTTCCGGATGCGGACAAAGCCTTCAAGAGCGTCACCTACATCATGAACGAGGTCCCCTTCGGCTGGCTGATCCGCATGTGCCACGTGGTCGGCTCCAGCATGATGGTGCTGGTGCTCCTCTTTCACATGATCTCCGTGCTCTTCATGAACAGCTACAAGAGCCCACGGGAGATGAACTGGCTGACCGGCTTCATCCTCTTCACCCTGGTCCAGGGCATATCCCTGACCGGCTACCTGCTCCCCTGGAGCCAGCTCTCCTTCTGGGCCACCACCGTGGCCACCAACAGCGCTAACGCCATCCCGGTGGTGGGGCCGTATCTGGTGGAATTCCTGCGGGGGGGCAAGCTGGTCGGCCCCCCGACCCTGGGACGCTTCTTCGCCCTGCACGTGGCCCTTATCCCGCTGGGTATCGCGGCCGTGGTCGGCGCCCACCTGTTCTTCCTGCAACGCACCGGCGTCTCCACTCCCCCCTTTGGACTCAAGGACACCACCAACCGGTGGAAAGGAGACGGCTACAGCTACGAGAGCCATCCGGGGGGCATCCCGTTCTTCCCCAACTATGCCCTTGAAGACTTGCGGTCTATCTTCATCTACCTGGCCTGCTTCCTGGCGGTGGTGTACTTCGATCCCTACCTGTTCTTCACCAGGGATTCCTTTATACCGGCCAACCCGCTCCAGACTCCGGCCCACATCAAGCCGGAATGGTATTTCCTGGCCAACTACCAGACCTTGAAGATCTTCCCCAGCGAGTTCATCGGCCTGGCGGTGCAGGGGGCCGGCATGACCTTTCTGGCCCTGCTCCCCTTCATCGACCGGACCAAGGAGCGCCACCCCCTGAAACGCCCTCTGTTCATGATCTGCGCCATCGGCGGCATCATGCTCTGGATCGGGCTCAGCGTCTGGGGGCACTACTCATGA
- a CDS encoding ubiquinol-cytochrome c reductase iron-sulfur subunit: MESNGRRTFLGLCLGGLAAAAAAVTAWPVYRYLAPRPAKTTAAKVDIPEKDVPEGEAKFFDFGGASAVLVRKRGGDLIALSAVCTHLGCIVQWEKNKQDFLCPCHGGLYTAEGAVISGPPPKPLTKLPFTVTNGIITVG; encoded by the coding sequence ATGGAAAGCAACGGCAGGAGAACGTTCCTCGGACTGTGCCTGGGAGGATTGGCAGCGGCCGCAGCCGCCGTGACCGCCTGGCCCGTGTACCGCTACCTGGCGCCCCGCCCCGCCAAGACGACGGCCGCAAAGGTCGATATCCCGGAAAAGGACGTACCGGAAGGCGAGGCCAAATTCTTCGACTTCGGCGGGGCGTCGGCGGTCCTGGTGCGGAAACGGGGCGGCGACCTGATCGCACTTTCAGCCGTCTGCACCCACCTGGGCTGCATCGTGCAGTGGGAAAAAAACAAGCAGGATTTTCTCTGCCCCTGCCATGGCGGCCTCTATACCGCCGAAGGGGCCGTCATCTCCGGCCCCCCACCGAAACCGCTCACAAAACTTCCCTTTACCGTGACCAACGGGATCATCACCGTTGGCTGA
- a CDS encoding MarR family winged helix-turn-helix transcriptional regulator, translating into MTKTAKVAEIINNIRRVFQVFNDYSKKAKRETGLTGPQLWAIKMIAENAPVKVSDLARLMFVQPATVVGILDRLEKKGLAARTRSQNDRRVVTIELTPDGKDLVNQAPEVVQGHLVKGLETLPVQRLLLIEDGMEQLVKILGAQEIPPRMILARDEAAPQMKKGQKS; encoded by the coding sequence ATGACCAAAACTGCGAAGGTTGCAGAGATCATAAATAATATCCGCAGGGTATTTCAGGTGTTCAACGACTATTCCAAAAAGGCCAAGCGGGAAACCGGCCTGACCGGGCCCCAGCTCTGGGCGATCAAAATGATCGCGGAGAATGCGCCCGTCAAGGTTTCGGATTTGGCCCGGCTTATGTTCGTTCAGCCGGCTACGGTGGTGGGCATCCTCGACCGCCTGGAAAAAAAGGGGCTGGCCGCGCGGACCCGCTCCCAGAATGACCGCCGGGTGGTAACCATCGAGCTGACCCCTGACGGTAAGGATCTGGTCAATCAGGCCCCTGAGGTCGTCCAGGGGCATCTGGTCAAGGGGTTGGAGACGTTGCCGGTGCAGCGGCTTCTGCTCATTGAGGACGGTATGGAGCAACTGGTGAAAATCCTCGGCGCCCAGGAGATCCCCCCCCGGATGATTCTGGCGCGGGATGAGGCGGCGCCCCAGATGAAAAAGGGACAAAAGAGCTGA
- a CDS encoding dicarboxylate/amino acid:cation symporter — MKGKRIYGHLYFQVLTAIAAGVALGYYYPEAGVAMKPFGDGFIKLIKMIITPVIFCTVVNGIAGMEDMKKVGRVGVKALLYFELVTTAALLIGLVIVSVIQPGSGFNADVSKIDTTALTAFTAQAKSTTTADFLMNIIPTSVVDAFAKGNILQVLLFSLLFGFALSALGERGKVVCRLVEQIAHVLFEIVGIIMRLAPLGAFGAMAFTIGKFGVGSLSRLGMLMGSFYLTCIIFIFLVLGTIARLTGFNIFKFIRYVSEEILIVLGTSSSESALPRMMSKLENLGCRKSVVGLVIPTGYSFNLDGTSIYLTMAALFVAQATNTHLTLIQTLTVLAILLLTSKGAAGVTGSGFVTLAATFAAIPTIPVAGLALILGIDRFMSEARAITNLIGNGVATVVVSKWEDELDEERLHRVLNREVCPEVGEEQEDEVSFLEQVPVKE; from the coding sequence ATGAAAGGGAAGAGGATTTACGGGCATCTTTATTTTCAGGTTCTGACGGCGATTGCGGCAGGCGTGGCGCTCGGTTATTACTACCCGGAAGCCGGGGTGGCCATGAAGCCCTTCGGCGACGGGTTCATAAAGCTGATCAAGATGATCATCACCCCGGTTATCTTCTGTACGGTGGTGAACGGCATAGCCGGCATGGAGGACATGAAAAAGGTCGGGCGGGTAGGGGTCAAGGCGCTGCTCTATTTTGAGTTGGTCACCACGGCGGCCCTCCTCATCGGCCTGGTCATCGTCAGCGTGATCCAGCCGGGCTCCGGTTTCAACGCCGACGTCAGCAAGATCGACACCACGGCCCTTACGGCCTTTACCGCCCAGGCCAAATCGACCACTACCGCCGATTTCCTCATGAACATCATTCCCACGAGCGTGGTCGATGCCTTTGCCAAGGGGAACATCCTCCAGGTGCTCCTGTTTTCCCTGCTTTTCGGTTTTGCCCTTTCCGCCCTGGGCGAGCGGGGCAAGGTCGTGTGCCGGCTTGTGGAACAGATTGCGCATGTCCTGTTCGAGATCGTCGGCATCATCATGAGGCTCGCCCCCCTGGGCGCCTTCGGCGCCATGGCGTTCACCATCGGGAAGTTCGGAGTCGGCTCGCTGTCCAGGCTGGGGATGCTCATGGGGAGTTTTTATCTCACCTGCATTATCTTCATCTTCCTGGTGCTCGGCACCATTGCGCGGCTTACCGGTTTCAATATCTTCAAGTTCATCCGGTACGTCAGCGAGGAAATCCTGATCGTACTCGGCACCTCTTCGTCGGAATCGGCGCTGCCGCGCATGATGTCCAAGCTGGAGAACCTGGGATGCCGAAAATCGGTGGTTGGACTCGTCATCCCCACCGGCTATTCGTTTAACCTGGACGGCACCTCCATCTACCTGACCATGGCCGCGCTGTTTGTGGCCCAGGCTACCAATACCCATCTGACCCTGATCCAGACCCTGACCGTGCTCGCTATCCTCCTTCTGACCTCCAAGGGGGCTGCCGGGGTTACCGGGAGCGGCTTTGTGACCCTGGCGGCCACTTTTGCAGCCATCCCCACCATTCCGGTAGCCGGCTTGGCCCTGATCCTGGGAATCGACCGCTTCATGTCCGAAGCGCGCGCCATCACCAACCTGATCGGCAACGGCGTAGCCACCGTGGTCGTTTCCAAGTGGGAGGACGAATTGGACGAGGAAAGGTTGCATCGTGTGCTGAATCGGGAGGTCTGTCCCGAGGTCGGCGAGGAGCAGGAAGATGAGGTATCTTTTCTTGAGCAGGTACCGGTTAAAGAGTAA
- a CDS encoding acetate kinase — translation MNILTLSCWSHSIKYHLFSWGGESLLAAGLVKRVGLGGTSITIEVPGRTAETEDVEFVDHLAAVALILETLSDPRYGVDGEAAQIGAVGHRVAHGGERFHHSVVIDDQVLDAIRDLQQLAPLHNAANIAGIEAAMGLLPHLPQVAIFDTAFHVTMPDFAYIYPLPYEWYKKFGVRRYGFHGPSHIYLSRRAAMLLGKPADACNLITIHIDKGVSLCAIRNGASIDTSMGLTPLEGAVMETRSGDFDAGITAFIMQQMNLSAREMESILNQKSGIRGITGWNAERRQILEAAVGGYPRCRLALEMEAYRLKKYIGAYLAAVGPLDAVVFTSGAGELEWFARELALGGLECFGVLPDPERNRAIRSEREEALITGDASPVKVFVIPTDEELVFAQDVTAILSGEYSDHLHYDYSFGRPGFVPLQSAV, via the coding sequence ATGAATATTCTGACCCTGAGTTGCTGGAGTCATTCCATAAAATACCATCTCTTCTCGTGGGGAGGGGAATCACTGCTTGCGGCGGGCCTGGTCAAGCGGGTCGGGCTGGGTGGAACGTCCATAACCATCGAAGTGCCGGGCCGGACAGCGGAGACGGAGGATGTGGAATTTGTCGATCACCTGGCTGCCGTTGCACTGATCCTCGAAACCCTCAGCGACCCCCGGTACGGGGTTGACGGGGAGGCGGCGCAGATCGGTGCCGTCGGCCACCGGGTGGCCCACGGCGGGGAACGGTTTCACCACTCCGTGGTGATCGACGACCAGGTACTCGATGCCATCCGGGATCTCCAGCAACTTGCGCCGCTGCATAATGCCGCCAATATCGCCGGCATTGAGGCGGCCATGGGGCTTCTGCCCCATCTCCCCCAGGTGGCCATCTTCGACACCGCTTTCCACGTCACCATGCCCGACTTTGCCTATATCTATCCCCTGCCGTACGAATGGTACAAGAAGTTCGGCGTGCGGCGCTACGGTTTCCATGGGCCGTCCCACATCTATCTGTCCCGGCGGGCCGCAATGTTGCTGGGCAAGCCCGCCGACGCCTGTAACCTGATCACCATTCACATCGACAAGGGTGTGTCCCTGTGCGCCATCCGAAACGGGGCCTCCATCGACACCAGCATGGGACTGACCCCCCTGGAGGGGGCGGTCATGGAGACGCGCAGCGGCGATTTCGACGCCGGCATCACCGCCTTCATCATGCAACAGATGAACCTTTCGGCGCGGGAGATGGAGAGTATCCTCAACCAGAAAAGCGGGATTCGGGGCATTACCGGGTGGAATGCGGAGCGCCGGCAGATCCTGGAGGCCGCTGTTGGCGGGTACCCCCGGTGCCGTCTGGCCCTGGAGATGGAGGCCTACCGCCTTAAGAAGTATATCGGGGCCTACCTGGCCGCCGTGGGGCCGCTGGACGCCGTGGTATTCACCTCCGGCGCGGGCGAATTGGAATGGTTTGCCCGTGAACTGGCCCTGGGCGGATTGGAGTGTTTCGGCGTCCTGCCCGACCCGGAAAGAAACCGGGCTATCCGCTCGGAACGGGAAGAGGCGCTCATTACCGGTGACGCATCACCGGTGAAGGTCTTTGTCATCCCCACCGACGAGGAACTCGTCTTTGCCCAGGATGTGACCGCTATCCTCTCCGGTGAGTACAGCGATCACCTGCACTACGACTACTCGTTCGGCCGTCCCGGTTTCGTTCCTCTCCAGTCTGCGGTTTAG